ACCAGGGCCTCCTGGAAGAAGGAGACCGTCTCCGGCACCGGCTCCCCGTCCAGGAAGCCGCGGCAATCGTAGATCACCCGGCACCCTTCGGCCGCCACCGCCCGGCGGCCGAGGACGAAGGCCGTCAGCGGCCGGGCCAGGAAGGCCCGGACCGCCGGGTGCTCCGGAAACCGCTGGACCAGGCCCTGCAGGCAGGTGGCCGCCGCCTCATACTCCTCCAGGGCCAGGTAGATGCGGGCCAGGAGCAGCTCTCCCTCCGGCCGGTCGGCCAGATCCTGGCGATGGCTGGTGACAAAGCCTGCCACCTCGAAGAGATCCCGGCGGCTGGCCACCTTGTCCGCGAAGTCCGTGCGGCAGGTCCGCCAGAAGAGCCCCATCTGGCGCATGGCCCGGACATCCATGGCCTCGGTGGTGAAGTCCCGGCAGATGCTCTGGTAGGCGGGCTTGGTGAGCGGCAGCGGCCGGACGCCGTGGGTCTCCGGCTCCTCCGCGATGGGGGTGCCGAAGAAGATGTGCAGCTGCTGGCAGATGGAATTGCCCTCAACGGCGACGCGGTTGGCCTGCACGAAATCCAGGGTTGCCTCGGCCTGGGCCCGACTCTCCCCGGGCAGGCCAAAGAGGCTGAACAGCTCCACCTCGATGCCGGCGGCCTGGGTGTCCCGGATCGCCTGGGCCATCCGGCCGGGATCGAGGCCCTTCCTGATGCGGCGCAGCACCTCGACATCGGCGGACTCCAGGCCAAAGGCCAGGGTGTGGCAGCCGGCGGCCTTGAGACGGGCCAGAAGCTCCGGGTCCACCAGGTTGTAACGGGTCTGGCACCAGAAGCTGACCGGCGGCAGCTCGCGGCTGATCCGTGCCAAGAGCGCCTCCAGGCGCGGGCGGGAGTGGGCGAAGTTGGGATCGGCGAACCAGAAATCGGTGATCCCCTGGCCCACCAAATGCCGCATCTCGGCGATCACCCGGTCCAGGGAGTGGAAGCGCACCTGGTGGCCGCTGGCCCGGGTGGTGTAGCAGAAGGTGCACGGCGAGGTGCAGCCCCGGGAG
The Thermodesulfobacteriota bacterium DNA segment above includes these coding regions:
- a CDS encoding radical SAM protein → MSVDFLFIHVNEWAGVAAPDTIPISQGYGLAALRQAGHTGLILGDYQDRALAPAQVAAAMAERRPRVVGFSVYEENINRVRVWATFAKRLDPAVLVLLGGPQTTFMPAAALAQMPEVDLLCRGEGETVLLGLARALAEGTDLARAPGLCLRGADGSPVETGPAWGPESLDELPSPYLADCFDLAGKRRVILLSSRGCTSPCTFCYTTRASGHQVRFHSLDRVIAEMRHLVGQGITDFWFADPNFAHSRPRLEALLARISRELPPVSFWCQTRYNLVDPELLARLKAAGCHTLAFGLESADVEVLRRIRKGLDPGRMAQAIRDTQAAGIEVELFSLFGLPGESRAQAEATLDFVQANRVAVEGNSICQQLHIFFGTPIAEEPETHGVRPLPLTKPAYQSICRDFTTEAMDVRAMRQMGLFWRTCRTDFADKVASRRDLFEVAGFVTSHRQDLADRPEGELLLARIYLALEEYEAAATCLQGLVQRFPEHPAVRAFLARPLTAFVLGRRAVAAEGCRVIYDCRGFLDGEPVPETVSFFQEALV